ATACACGCTTTTCACAGTTTCGCGAATCAACAAGTCGTCCGAAGGGAGCCTGTAGTGCGCCTTCGTCCACCGCACGGTATCTTCTTCGGGGATACCCGCCCGAAAACAATGTCCTGCCAGACACACCAGCAACGGTTGCATATCTTCTTCTCCCCGATATCCGTCCAATTCTTCGAGTGCCCGGTTGAATGCAGCGGAGAAAAGCACCGACAACGCTTCATAATTCTCATATCCGGGCGCCATTCGCTGCAAAGGCGAATCGGCTTCCCGCGTTCGTTTGATAAAAGCCGTTTCGGACGGAAGGCTGACGGGCTGCTTCATGTAAATGGGCATCGCTTCCGGATTGAAATAAAGTTCGGGATCGTATGTCAGCCGGCAATATTGTTCGAGTGACGGCTCTTTAAGTTCAATATCAAAAGGCAGTTGCGGCTGATAATATTTCACAGCCGTTTGATAGGCATGCGCATGGAAAAACTCCGCCTGCTCGCGCGAAGCCGGCAAGTGGTCGTCCGGATAGGTGAACCGCACCCATATCTTTACTGATTTGCCGGAAGAGCCGGTGAAGGCAAGGAATGTTTGCGGAAGTTCTCTGACCATTTCCTTTATCTCGTCGGCTTCCGTCCTTCCCGAAAGATTATTGACTTCCATCATCACTACGCCATTATATTCGTTCAAGGTCATCACCCCTTCTTTACGGACAAAAGCTGCCGCAGGCAGCACTTTAGGAACTTTACGCACCTCTTCAATCGAATTTCCCGGAAGAGTATATCTCAACGCTTCCCTCATTTTTGAGACGGGCTGCGCCTTGACTTCCGTTTTCATCAGCTCCAAAAGGAGCTCCATTTTCAACGTCCGTAAGGTATTTACCTTGCCATCGTCTCTGAGCAATGTTATTTTCATCTTTTTTTATTATTATTTCCAATAAGAGGAAAGCTGCACTACAGCCATACAAAGATACGACAAGCACCTCGTCCAAACAAATTTTCCCGTCTTTATTTGCCACGCCATGCGGCTTTATTTTACAGAAATAATACTTACTAAATTTGCAAATAAAGGCAGGATAATGTATCTTTGCAGGCAGTAAGACTCCAGCCCGCATACGTGTGCCGTACAGCCCACGAATGCGGGCTGTACAGTTTACATCCGCGGGCTGTACAGCCCACAAATGCGTGCCCAAGAAAAGCAGCTGATTCGAGCAGGTTATCCAGGCATCAAATGTAGGTTATCTTGCTGCAAAACAATAATTAGAATGCCTTTTGAAAGGCATTACAGCCATATTAACCAATAAATAAAAAGACATGTACGCAAAGTATGATTTTCGTAAAAAACCGTCTTCGAAAGAAGACGAAGACGAACAGCCACTGTACCCCCGCATCGTATCGAACGGGACCATCGACTTTCAACACATTGTAAAAGAGATCGCCCAAGCTTCCAGTTTTACACCGGCAGATATCGAGGGAGTCCAACTGGCTATTGAAAATAAAATATCCGAATATTTAGTCAATGGGTATCATGTTCAGTTGGGTGACCTTGGCTATTTTTCCGCCAAGTTGAAAGCACGTCCGGTAATGGATGCCAAAGAGATACATGCGCAGTCTATCTATTTCGATAATGTAAATTTTCGTCCATCGTCTTCTTTCCGAAAAAAGGTTCGCGGATTTGTAGAAAAAGCAAGGTCGGGATTTGCACATTCCGCTGAAATTCCGGTGGAAGAACGTCGCCGCAGATTGGAGAAGTTTCTGGATGAACGACCGATGATACGACGCAAAGAGTATACGCAACTGACAGGACTGCTGAAGAATAAAGCGCTGAATGAATTGAACGGTTGGGTGAAAGAAGGGGTACTAGACACCATTGGAAGCGGCAGTCATAAAATTTATGTGCGGGTTAATGCCATGAAAGATTAAACAGCAAAAACAGTGGAATAAGAATGATAGATACCCATATTTCATGAAGAAAATATGATAGATACAAAATTTCAGAAACATCTATCATACTTATTCATCAGATAATAACTATATTAGCAAAAAGAATGAGAGTTATGATAGTTATTTTCTACTCTAAGAGCAATCAGTTAATAACAAAACAATGAAAGATAAAACACCAAAAAGCTTCAGGGGAATAGCCCGGACATTACTTCTTGTTTTCTGTTATACCTTTGGTAGCCATGCTTTTGCATTGGCTTTAGAGCACGAACAAACAGTAGAAATTTATAAAGTAACAGATGTCCCCAATCCGCGTAATGAAAGCTCTTCCAATTGGGTTAGTAATCCGAATCAGATTTTGGATGAAAGTTATGTGTGGGAGATAAATAATATGTTATTACAGTTAGAAGATTCATTGAGTATTGAAGTGGCGGTTGTTGCGCTCTCTTCTATCGGAGAAGATATTCCGGCAGAGTTTGCCCACAAGCTTTTTGAACACTGGGGCATCGGAAAGAAAGCGGACGACAACGGATTACTGATTCTTTTAGTGCTCGATCAACGTAAAGTCACTTTCGCAAC
The DNA window shown above is from Bacteroides faecium and carries:
- a CDS encoding HU family DNA-binding protein — its product is MYAKYDFRKKPSSKEDEDEQPLYPRIVSNGTIDFQHIVKEIAQASSFTPADIEGVQLAIENKISEYLVNGYHVQLGDLGYFSAKLKARPVMDAKEIHAQSIYFDNVNFRPSSSFRKKVRGFVEKARSGFAHSAEIPVEERRRRLEKFLDERPMIRRKEYTQLTGLLKNKALNELNGWVKEGVLDTIGSGSHKIYVRVNAMKD